From one Lolium rigidum isolate FL_2022 chromosome 4, APGP_CSIRO_Lrig_0.1, whole genome shotgun sequence genomic stretch:
- the LOC124705384 gene encoding cellulose synthase A catalytic subunit 7 [UDP-forming] yields MDTGEPKAKAAKACRACGDDVGTREDGTPFVACAECGFPVCRPCYEYERSDGTQCCPQCNTRYKRHKGCPRAEGDEEDGEMDDFEEDFQAKSPKKPHEPVPFDVYSENGEQPPQKWRPGGPAMSSFGGSVAGKELETEREMEGSMEWKERIDKWKTKQEKRGKLNRDNSDDEDDDKNDDEYMLLAEARQPLWRKLPVPSSLINPYRIVIVVRLVVLCFFLRFRIMTPANDAIPLWLVSVICELWFALSWILDQLPKWSPVTRETYLDRLALRYDREGEPSRLSPVDFFVSTVDPLKEPPIITANTVLSILAVDYPVDRNSCYVSDDGASMLCFDTLSETAEFARRWVPFCKKFSIEPRAPEFYFSQKIDYLKDKVQPTFVKERRAMKREYEEFKVRINGLVAKAEKKPEEGWVMADGTPWPGNNTRDHPGMIQVYLGSQGALDVEGNELPRLVYVSREKRPGHNHHKKAGAMNALVRVSAVLTNAPFILNLDCDHYVNNSKAVREAMCFLMDPQLGKKLCYVQFPQRFDGIDLHDRYANRNVVFFDINMKGLDGIQGPVYVGTGCVFNRQALYGYDPPRAEKRPKMTCDCWPSWCCCCCCFGGGKHRKSKDKKGGDGEDEPRRGLLGFYKKRGSKKDKLGGGPKKGSYRKQQRGYELEEIEEGIEGYDDLDRSSLMSQKSFQKRFGQSPVFIASTLVEDGGLPQGAAADPAGLIKEAIHVISCGYEEKTEWGKEIGWIYGSVTEDILTGFKMHCRGWKSVYCTPTRPAFKGSAPINLSDRLHQVLRWALGSVEIFMSRHCPLWYAYGGRLKWLERFAYTNTIVYPFTSIPLIAYCTIPAVCLLTGKFIIPTLNNLASIWFIALFLSIIATGVLELRWSGVSIEDWWRNEQFWVIGGVSAHLFAVFQGFLKVLGGVDTNFTVTSKGAADEADAFGDLYLFKWTTLLIPPTTLIIINMVGIVAGVSDAVNNGYGSWGPLFGKLFFSFWVIVHLYPFLKGLMGRQNRTPTIVVLWSVLLASIFSLVWVRIDPFIAKSTGPILKPCGVQC; encoded by the exons ATGGACACCGGCGAgcccaaggccaaggccgccaaggcatGCCGCGCTTGTGGCGACGACGTCGGGACGCGGGAGGACGGCACCCCCTTCGTGGCCTGCGCCGAGTGCGGCTTCCCGGTGTGTCGGCCGTGCTACGAGTACGAGCGCAGCGACGGCACCCAGTGCTGCCCCCAGTGCAACACCCGCTACAAGCGCCACAAAG GGTGCCCGAGGGCGGAaggggacgaagaggatggcgagATGGACGACTTCGAAGAGGATTTCCAGGCCAAGAGCCCCAAGAAGCCTCACGAGCCTGTTCCGTTCGACGTTTACTCG GAGAACGGCGAGCAGCCGCCGCAGAAGTGGCGCCCCGGTGGCCCGGCGATGTCCTCCTTCGGCGGAAGCG TGGCTGGCAAGGAGCTGGAGACGGAGCGGGAGATGGAGGGGAGCATGGAGTGGAAGGAGAGGATCGACAAGTGGAAGACCAAGCAGGAGAAGAGGGGGAAGCTCAACCGCGacaacagcgacgacgaggacgacgacaagaACGACGACGAGTACATGCT CCTGGCGGAGGCGCGTCAGCCGCTGTGGCGCAAGCTGCCGGTGCCGTCGAGCCTGATCAACCCGTACCGCATCGTGATCGTGGTCCGCCTGGTTGTGCTGTGCTTCTTCCTCCGGTTCCGGATCATGACCCCGGCCAACGACGCCATCCCGCTGTGGCTGGTGTCCGTCATCTGCGAGCTGTGGTTCGCTCTCTCCTGGATCCTCGACCAGCTGCCCAAGTGGTCGCCGGTGACCCGCGAGACGTACCTGGACCGCCTCGCGCTCCGGTACGACCGCGAGGGCGAGCCGTCCCGGCTGTCCCCGGTCGACTTCTTCGTCAGCACGGTGGACCCGCTCAAGGAGCcccccatcatcaccgccaacacgGTGCTGTCCATCCTCGCCGTGGACTACCCTGTGGACCGCAACAGCTGCTACGTCTCGGACGACGGCGCGTCGATGCTGTGCTTCGACACCCTGTCCGAGACGGCGGAGTTCGCGCGGCGATGGGTGCCCTTCTGCAAGAAGTTCTCCATCGAGCCGCGCGCCCCGGAGTTCTACTTCTCGCAGAAGATCGACTACCTCAAGGACAAGGTGCAGCCGACGTTCGTCAAGGAGCGTCGCGCCATGAAGCGTGAGTACGAGGAGTTCAAGGTGCGGATCAACGGGCTGGTGGCCAAGGCGGAGAAGAAGCCCGAGGAAGGGTGGGTGATGGCGGACGGGACGCCGTGGCCCGGGAACAACACGAGGGACCACCCGGGGATGATCCAGGTGTACCTGGGCAGCCAGGGCGCGCTGGACGTGGAGGGCAACGAGCTGCCGCGGCTGGTGTACGTGTCCCGCGAGAAGCGGCCGGGGCACAACCACCACAAGAAGGCCGGCGCCATGAACGCGCTGGTGCGCGTGTCGGCGGTGCTCACCAACGCGCCATTCATCCTCAACCTCGACTGCGACCACTACGTGAACAACAGCAAGGCCGTGCGCGAGGCCATGTGCTTCCTCATGGACCCGCAGCTGGGGAAGAAGCTCTGCTACGTCCAGTTCCCGCAGCGCTTCGACGGCATCGACCTCCACGATCGTTACGCCAACCGCAACGTCGTCTTCTTCGAC ATCAACATGAAGGGGCTGGACGGGATCCAGGGCCCGGTGTACGTGGGGACGGGGTGCGTGTTCAACAGGCAGGCGCTGTATGGCTACGACCCGCCGCGGGCGGAGAAGAGGCCCAAGATGACGTGCGACTGCTGGCCGTCGtggtgctgctgttgctgctgcttcgGGGGAGGGAAGCACCGCAAGTCCAAGGACAAgaagggcggcgacggcgaggacgagccGCGTCGTGGCCTGCTCGGCTTCTACAAGAAGCGGGGAAGCAAGAAGGACAAGCTCGGCGGCGGGCCGAAGAAGGGGTCGTACCGGAAGCAGCAGCGCGGGTACGAGCTGGAGGAGATCGAGGAGGGCATCGAGGGGTACGACGACCTGGACCGTTCGTCGCTCATGTCGCAGAAGAGCTTCCAGAAGCGGTTCGGCCAGTCGCCGGTGTTCATCGCCTCCAcgcttgtcgaggacggcggactGCCCCAGGGCGCCGCCGCTGACCCCGCTGGCCTCATCAAGGAGGCCATCCACGTCATCAGCTGCGGCTACGAGGAGAAGACAGAGTGGGGCAAGGAG ATCGGTTGGATCTACGGGTCTGTGACAGAGGACATCCTGACGGGGTTCAAGATGCACTGCCGTGGGTGGAAGTCCGTCTACTGCACGCCGACGCGCCCCGCGTTCAAGGGATCGGCGCCCATCAACTTGTCGGACAGGCTTCACCAGGTGCTCCGGTGGGCACTGGGTTCCGTTGAGATTTTCATGAGTCGCCATTGCCCGCTCTGGTACGCCTACGGTGGCCGCCTCAAGTGGCTCGAGCGCTTCgcctacaccaacaccatcgTCTACCCCTTCACCTCCATTCCGCTCATCGCCTACTGCACCATCCCCGCCGTCTGCCTCCTCACCGGCAAGTTCATCATCCCCACG CTGAACAACCTGGCGAGCATCTGGTTCATCGCCTTGTTCTTGTCCATTATCGCGACGGGTGTGCTGGAGCTGCGGTGGAGCGGGGTGAGCATCGAGGACTGGTGGCGCAATGAGCAGTTCTGGGTCATCGGCGGCGTCTCGGCGCACCTGTTCGCCGTCTTCCAGGGCTTCCTCAAGGTTCTCGGCGGCGTGGACACCAACTTCACCGTCACCTCCAagggggccgccgacgaggccgACGCCTTCGGCGACCTCTACCTTTTCAAGTGGACCACCCTGCTCATCCCGCCCACCAcgctcatcatcatcaacatggTCGGCATCGTCGCCGGCGTCTCAGACGCCGTCAACAACGGGTACGGCTCCTGGGGCCCACTCTTCGGGAAGCTCTTCTTCTCCTTTTGGGTCATCGTCCACCTCTACCCCTTCCTCAAGGGCCTCATGGGAAGGCAGAACCGCACGCCCACCATCGTCGTGCTCTGGTCCGTCCTCctcgcctccatcttctccctcgTCTGGGTCAGGATCGACCCATTCATCGCCAAGTCCACGGGACCCATCCTTAAGCCATGCGGAGTACAATGTTGA
- the LOC124705386 gene encoding eukaryotic translation initiation factor translates to MAEVEAVVPVAVAETPEVAAESDAGAAAAEAAKGPHKLQRQWTFWYDIQTKPKPGAAWGSTLKKGYTFDTVEEFWCLYDQIFKPSKLQGSADFHLFKAGVEPKWEDPECANGGKWTVISSRKPNLDTMWLETCMALIGEQFDESQEICGVVASVRQRQDKLSLWTKTASNEAVQVDIGKKWKDIVDYNDKMTYSFHDDSRSQKPSRGGRYTV, encoded by the exons ATGGCGGAGGTCGAAGCCGTTGTTCCTGTGGCGGTGGCTGAGACCCCTGAGGTCGCGGCCGAGAGCGAcgcgggtgcggcggcggcggaggcggcgaagGGGCCGCACAAGCTGCAGCGGCAGTGGACCTTCTGGTACGACATCCAGACCAAGCCCAAGCCCGGCGCCGCCTGGGGAAGCACGCTCAAGAAGGGCTACACCTTCGACACCGTCGAGGAGTTCTGGTG CTTGTATGATCAGATTTTCAAGCCAAGTAAGTTGCAAGGAAGTGCTGATTTTCATTTGTTCAAGGCTGGGGTTGAACCAAAGTGGGAAGATCCAGAGTGCGCAAATGGGGGGAAATGGACTGTGATATCCAGCAGGAAGCCCAACCTTGATACTATGTGGCTTGAAACC TGCATGGCTTTGATTGGAGAGCAGTTTGATGAAAGCCAGGAAATTTGTGGAGTCGTTGCTAGTGTCCGCCAGAGACAGGATAAACTTTCATTGTGGACCAAGACTGCAAGTAATGAAGCTGTTCAG GTAGACATTGGCAAGAAATGGAAGGACATTGTTGACTACAATGATAAGATGACCTACAGCTTCCAT GACGACTCCAGAAGTCAGAAACCCAGCAGAGGCGGACGATACACCGTGTAA